In one window of bacterium DNA:
- a CDS encoding O-antigen ligase family protein has protein sequence MKIISYKPDEINKYYTISGFILFFLGVLIKYPPAYDYTIVKNITGFLFSIFLVVIFITQNKRFSFNKYIFTPFLLFFLWTVISAYTSPFKHGASKQLEEYLLYFTIFLCATNCKIEKNWFNIWILAGVSASILAIFQFFSSLRYPVSTFGNPNFFAGHLMMLISISFSHIFLKENNIEKRLLYTLFFLILLLALILTRSRSAIFATLFGLSTVMFLLNRKGNFIKKWGGYIILLISLLFLFPVIKTWYLTNVRLFLWKGTWQMIKARPIFGWGLGNFVFFYPRFRIKEYFLQSESTPTTTHAHNEYLHLWSEIGIIGLILFLTLLAIIFYSLTKEAKKDDFQKILSFGIVGAIASVILDNIFSTNLRNPSTSMYFWFLIGLVSNMAKQEETDIDISKVLWYTILLLSVIMVVFTSFYRVLPEVYLKRGIWAKEERRDEEAIKNYLVVSSLNPNNYVSRYKLAYVYGETGYLDDAIKVYTEINDKIFPHFAKLDANLGTLYLRKEEYKKALYHYRWQEWFNPYDIDVLCGIASIHFIYTEDINQGVEYLNKVLNLDPQNEYANRIMKMLKDEGKI, from the coding sequence AATCATATCCTATAAACCTGATGAGATAAACAAATACTATACTATTTCAGGTTTCATACTATTTTTTCTCGGCGTTTTAATTAAATACCCACCTGCTTATGACTACACTATTGTTAAAAACATAACTGGTTTTCTCTTCTCTATTTTTCTTGTGGTTATTTTTATTACTCAAAACAAAAGGTTTAGTTTCAACAAATATATATTTACTCCTTTTCTACTTTTTTTTCTGTGGACAGTTATCTCTGCATATACAAGCCCCTTCAAACACGGAGCATCAAAACAACTTGAAGAATACCTGCTATATTTTACTATTTTCTTATGTGCTACAAACTGTAAGATAGAAAAAAACTGGTTTAATATATGGATACTTGCAGGTGTGAGTGCTTCAATACTTGCAATTTTTCAGTTTTTTAGCAGTTTAAGGTACCCTGTTTCAACTTTTGGTAATCCAAACTTTTTTGCTGGCCATCTTATGATGCTTATTAGCATATCTTTCTCACATATTTTTTTAAAAGAAAACAATATAGAAAAAAGGTTATTATACACTCTTTTTTTTCTTATCTTATTACTTGCTTTAATACTTACTCGTTCCCGTTCTGCTATTTTTGCAACATTATTTGGTCTTTCAACTGTTATGTTTCTCCTAAACAGAAAAGGAAATTTTATAAAAAAATGGGGCGGTTATATTATTTTGTTGATAAGTCTTCTTTTTCTATTTCCAGTTATTAAAACCTGGTACTTGACCAACGTTAGGTTATTCTTATGGAAAGGTACTTGGCAAATGATAAAAGCAAGACCTATTTTTGGTTGGGGGCTGGGAAATTTTGTTTTTTTCTACCCACGCTTCAGAATAAAAGAGTATTTTCTTCAATCAGAGTCTACCCCTACCACAACCCACGCCCATAACGAATATCTCCATTTATGGTCTGAGATTGGTATTATTGGGCTTATTTTGTTCCTTACGCTCCTTGCAATAATATTTTACAGTTTAACTAAGGAAGCAAAGAAAGATGATTTTCAAAAAATATTATCTTTTGGGATTGTTGGAGCAATTGCTTCTGTTATTCTTGATAATATATTTTCAACAAACTTGCGAAACCCTTCAACCTCAATGTATTTCTGGTTTCTTATAGGTTTAGTTTCAAATATGGCTAAACAAGAAGAAACAGATATTGATATTTCAAAAGTTTTATGGTATACTATTTTGTTATTATCTGTTATAATGGTGGTATTCACTTCCTTCTATCGAGTGCTTCCTGAGGTATACCTTAAAAGAGGTATTTGGGCAAAAGAGGAAAGAAGAGATGAAGAAGCAATAAAAAACTATCTTGTTGTATCTTCTTTAAATCCGAACAACTATGTTTCAAGATACAAACTTGCTTATGTTTACGGTGAAACAGGGTATCTTGATGATGCTATAAAGGTATATACAGAAATAAATGATAAAATATTTCCTCATTTTGCAAAACTTGATGCCAACCTTGGGACTCTCTACTTGAGAAAAGAGGAATATAAAAAAGCACTCTACCATTACAGGTGGCAAGAGTGGTTCAACCCTTACGACATTGATGTTTTGTGTGGTATAGCTTCAATACATTTTATATACACAGAAGATATAAACCAAGGAGTTGAGTATTTAAATAAAGTCTTAAACCTTGACCCTCAAAATGAATACGCAAATAGGATTATGAAAATGCTAAAAGACGAGGGGAAAATATAG